The segment tgtattcaaaggggttttgagtttaaaccctccgcaatcggggtttgaagctaaaaaatacatcttcaatgtaagaaaatagctaattacgcactcaaaatgctatgagcgttgccaaaagagttttgagtttaaacctcccttcagagtggtttgatgctaaaaaatacctcttcaatataaaaaaaaagtaaattacacactaaaattatttgagcgtagccaagacaattgtgggttttgattttaaatccctctcctacagatggcttttttaaaagtttaaaatccccctgcagagcgttttgaggtggaaaacctctatcttcaatatttttctaaagcaaactacagttaccaaattctatgaccgaagcttaatggggttttgaatttaaaaaaaacaacataactccagagattttttagtttaaaaccccaaacatatgattttgacgataaaacttcacttttcgatataaaatttaaagcaaaatacagccacttaattccaagagcgtattcaagagaggttacacatttctaccagtggcggggctcaattaataaagtgcagtgaataaaacactaaaagtggctcaacaaaaatggctaagacagattttaggagtcagttatagagattgggactaaatcaaggaaatcctttgccgaactgggagtcaactctttagtaagattgtgacagagcgtcgcatgaggtttgcgggacatgttctccgacaaaatgaattaggcataagaagagttgtgatgacatcctagtacaatttagcgccacacattcatggatgtcctcagagcaggtgggaagaggcctcagacattaccagtgacagatttttgtggaaacagcttaacGGCAAATGcgtcgaacggcgcgggagggtctaagtcagtaagaatagcacattaggtttttgaaataaaactttttaatagcagggaAATGTAcctagatacctcagaatatgcattttgttggctctaaatatcagaaatagtgcttggcgacggggctccgccccgcgctgggggagcttttagcgctcccccagaccccattgctaggaAATGGCGGGGAGTTTAcaattttccactaactccaggaagaacatattctagggcacaataagcgtcttccgaaagaatgtaataaagattatatacacacacacatacatacttataaatatatttttttcgcgcGGGGTGGGGGGCGGTTTGGGAAggggtagaaaaaaaatccccccctaaccccccaccccctccgaaaaaaaatcctggctacgatgggtgatcactttttaaatgtattttttttaaaatagggaACGACCTTCTTGTTTTCTGATAAGATATTTTTGAtgagaaaaaaagttttccatCTGTTAGTTATTAAGTCTTAATACAGAAGCAGACAAAgctttggtaatgtctaatttCTCAAATAAAAATACTACATGCAAATGAAATGTTTACTTTACGCCTTTTATAACTTTATCAAAAGCATTTACTTACGCTTAGGAACAGCTAGCAGAGAAATGTAAGAAGTAAAAAAGGTTCGCAGAGTTACGAaaattgagaaccgctgcattagAAGATATAATCTCATATATCAATTATCAATAATGTCTTGTTTATTCATATATCATCGTAAAACTAATGTTATCGACTCAAATGATTCACcaagtaattaaatattttgatttaaatCTCCAATTTACACCCAGAACTTAGACATGTCAtcaataggcctatatgtacaccagtgtttcccaaacttttgaatTACGTGTacccctttttataatttttgtaacgcCGACCCCCGCAAAATGTACTTGCACGAGaagaataaaattgtttttcctCATATGATAGATCATAAAATTCGGTTCCCTGGTTGTTAGTTTTAATCTGAGATGCTGTTTCACGTCTAAAAGTCTGTTCCAGACTTAATGTCTACAAATGCTGAAAAAGCAGCTTCACAGACAGATGAGGTTGGAAAAGgcaaaatgtatttcaaaactTTTTCTGTTACAACCGAATACACATGCTACGTTTGAGACCGGTACAGTGCTAAAGTACACGTCTTATGTTTATTGATCAGAAAAAAAGTGCTCTTCTTTTGCTTGCGACAAACCTTCTGGTATGAATGTTgtgttaattttaaatgttatccATTTAAAAATATCTGTTTAAATCACAAAGATAGTTTTTAAAGCTCATATGTAAACATTCAAAATACAGCATCAATTTTAGAAGTCGAACTTCATTGTTACAAGTTCATGAAGAAAGGGAGACTAGTCACTTCTACATTATTAACTCCCCTTTGCCATAAATTTAGTTTGGCGATGGCACCGTGAAACAATGAATTCTTCTTCCCCATGTAGCGATAAGCTGAGGCAATTTAAAACAGAGAATACATCCGCAAAGTATGCTACTTTACAAAGACATTTCCAGTCATGCAAACAATTTCTCAACTCAAATCTACCAATAAGAAAACATTGAAGTTCATGTCAAAGGTGACATGATCACTACAGTACACACATACAACTCATTGGCCAACGCAACTCAGAAGTTACGTTTGACTACTTTCTGTTTCTTCAAATAGGCTACTAGCGCAAAACAGTCGTGCAATCAAAGAATGACATTTAATGGGTATCTATTTTCACACTTTCATCCAAAACTTTCTATAGATCTGTGGACATCGTACATTTTGCCCAAGACTCTCTGTGTATGCAACAATGTGTGGATTTGACATTTAGGCAACATTTTGAATTCCTACCATATTTTTGCTCTatctctgttgttgtttttttcaacacaTCTATTCCTATCAACATTGTTCTCTTGCATACTATTTTCATAACATTAAAGATATATTCATCTATTGTGTGAACAactggtaaaataaaaatttcttaattatTTGTTCGTATCTGATAAATGCCATAGATTAGCGACATTCAACACATGATTATGTAgggcctacttttttttttaaagatgaaaaaaaaaaaaaaccggtaatttgtacatatataaaataaaatagtcttgtttgtaacaaataaataataattattataggcttggagattaagcgtttatggaagttataaaaaaaacaaaaatatatccaTTATTATATCAATGGAGGGGATACTATAAAATGACCTCGAAGATACATCCATGGCCCTTAAGTTTACAgagaacattctcgttgcctgttagaggacggtactgctgcagacctgccacatcaccagaaattCCTTAGTGGGAACAGGtgaagggactacaatgaattttttttatctttaacaaAACTGAACCCTGGCAgagccagagaatgaatactcttttgtttctaatataataataataagaagaagaagaagaaagagaagaagaagaagaaataataaGAACCGTGCTATCTAATATACGTTTTTCGCAAAAATATTACGTTTCATTTTCACTACTAAATTCTTATTCGACTTAATAGTTTCAAAACGTCTTACCTCGACTGGGTGACCTCTGATTTAGAACAGATGTGTTATAGTAGACAATGGTGGGTCTACGTGGCAATATGAAGACATCACGAGACTAACTCTACAGCCATTGGTAAACTTTGCGAACAGTTCTGAATATAATATTATAGTTCTAATCAGTAAAGACATGAGATCTGTAAGTGTAGCCTTGATGGTGATCTTTTTCGGTAAGTAACTATAGTGTTGGCATTGGGCGTGGAAAGATAGATGGTTCATTCTTCAAGTAAACGCTCATATTTTGTATGTCTAGTTCTTTCTAAACAGACTAGTTAGCTTTTGTTGCATTAATCGCACTATATCTTGCTGAATATTGGTTGCTATTCAGTTAAGTTTGCCACGAAAGGTCTAACCTAAAGTGTCAACCATTGATTCTCTTCTTATTTCTTACTACAGTTTATGGCCTTCTTCCAGTTACAGTGAGTTATGTAATGCACTTTACTTCTATAATATGAAACAATGCTTATTGAGAgttgttttatattataattatatataatccACTTATATAcatagaaaatgattttttttttgtgtgtaatgaaAAGtaccaattttatttaaaacgtAAGTAGCAACGATGCAACCTTAAGTAaattacaatgttttttttttctttttctggatttcaaattGAAAACGTATCAATCATTTACAATTAATGTCTTTAacgatttcatttttaataaatgtgCCCGTTGTGAAAGTGTCGTCTGTTCATTGTCAAACGAGTTATTATTTAtggtaaagaaaaagtttaattagCCACCAATTtgtcaataatttaaaagtaaGGCTACTCTTATGTATCTTTGGCCTTCTAGGACATCTTCCcctgcaaaaacaaaacaaaaaaaaaataaagcaaagagaagtaaaataaaagacatCTGGCAACGGATCTTAAGATGCACCTCTAAAGGCTATAATATTAGAACGAAAACATTATTTCCATTGTACCCAAAATTTTAGGCAAGaagcattttctgaaaagaatgTTGACCACATTGATTAAGTGAATGTTATACACATTTATTAAATAGCTTTTCTGTTGGTTCTTAAAATTTCCTGTACTCCCTTATGGCTCCATACACCGACTCTGCATTGTTTTATATCCCTGAGTTCGACATACCATACATTCAAGCTCACTtctttctagacattttaactAATGAAACTAAATAGATCTCACCAGATTTTTTCTTCCTTCAAAACTTCTAACGTATGAATCTGATCAGTGACACTATGTCAGGTGTGCactatgtcaggtgtgctgtcaaacaaaatacaaaggtgcTTACAGTAATTTTAACtcttataaatatttcttttacgtgGTTTTCTAAAACATTAAACAACTTTTCAACATTATAAATACACTTTCAGTTATGGGTTTTATTCACACAACATTTCCACCATCTTATGGAAGTTCTATATTCAATAAAGGCtaaataaatgagaattggGACAGTTGCTttcccaattacaagaaaatgACGCCTATTATAATCTATCTCGACAGGACCAACGCATAATTTTgtgactcagaaccggacacaacagaatgagacaacagaTGTTCTGAAAGCTAAAAGTAGGGAGTAGCGAAAACTGCcgatgtggagcatcaccagagaatgctgaccatgtccttcaaagctgcatactatattaagaggcccaaacaagactctggccctaaaactctcctgaaaaataaaaactatacggagaactgcctgatcttgaGACCTCCGACaagtaaaatgagaacgaagaagaagaaataaaaactcATAGTTAATATGGTCACGAAATGtcaaatattctaatttgatagAAACAATCTTTGCAATGTATCCTtcaattgtttttcttctttacatcaatcatagcaacgactttcttattaattttattagtaGTCGGATGCCCTTGTATTCCCATTTTTCAATCCTAATGACTATTCTCCATGCGTCTTTTGATATTTCAACTTCGGAATTTTTTCCACCTCTTATTAagttactattttttatttcatttctatagaaataattgaaaatagttgacaataaaaaacataGAACTTCATACTATTAAGTGACTAAATCATCCCTCAATAGGAAGCATTAGAACCATTCTTTTAACAACTGGCACGTACTTTTTCCTTTTGTGAAATTGGCAcaagacaaaaagaaactatCCCCTAAAATATTTAAGTCTATATCATTCGACTGattcattgtaacatttccttcaTCTTGGCTAGAGTTTCTTTTACATTCAACATCGGAAATTACATCATCATCTCCAGAAATCTCAATTGCCACTTATTGACTTGCCAattctacaaaatttacattaattcCATGTGAGATTTCGATAACATTAACTGTCTGAAGAATGTCTTCATTTGTTGAACAGTGATTATTAGTTGCCATTCTGATAGAACGATGATAGCTACTATGTCAATAGATTCGATAAAAACATTGTTCAAAATCTAAGCAGTATTTACGTACATGCAGCTAATATACAGCTGAAATTAAGGTTTGACATCTGCTTTTGATATAAAATAtgatttaattaatgttttggACTATTCgtagaatttcattaaaaaattaaaatatgtttagccgaaatatttaaaaaaatgtatatagatcAATAACATGTTGAAATATTTAGCAACTAacacttacttttttttaattgtcagttATTCCATACGTGATTTTTTTTCACTCTGACCGCACCCCCCTAGTGACGTTACtgctttgtaaccttgtttatattttgtttgttaattattGTATAAATGTTTAGTCCAAGGTGAAGACACCAAATGTAACTCATCAAGGCACAGTCGACAAGTCAtcaaagagagaaacaaaagatACTCAACAATAGGCATATGGGATGTAAAATGTCACCGGAATGAAGGTTTCGTCATTGAAAGACAAGCAGACGTCAAAATGTGTCTCTTTTGGGGTCTCACTAgagattttaaaatcttttccgCTGCCAAAGCAGATtgtgaaggttttttttttttaatatttaaatttctaacaagaaaataaaaaaaaaaaactttttaaaaagtttatattaaatgtaaaattatgatagtgtatcaattattttggttATGTATagtcatgtatatatatatatatatatatatatatatattctctacACATATCCATAATAACAGTACAAAATCTGTGCgaaattaaaatagtttaaccaattgtttttgtttagcttttgtCTTAGCTTTGTCAATGCTCTATGTTCATGTCACGTGAGaatattgtcattattattaccatgatcgcttttaaatgcatttataaaaaaaattacaaatttgaACGAcctggattcaaactcaaggGCTCTAGTCTCCTCAAATTACATTTAGCTGACTAACTAACCACTGTACCAgacaagtgcttatgaaaatagaaggttttctatttatctattgttagtttcaaactttctcTCTGTGGCGttttacgtctcgagaaacaatcttttccttttgcatCTTCtagtgtgactaaagaggccaatccttgatacaaagCTGCGGTCACatgttgggcatatgtaatcaccatgcgccgttgcattttcacccttctttctgcttctgttgtgtatggcatctgcaatccgagaaccttcctttatgctctctctccatgtggatctatccagagCCACTTTTCCTCAGCTTCTAGTGtagattttgaagagcttcatgtcacgtttgcatacatTCCTATACCTGCGGCTCTCCTGCTTcctgttagatcgccatacagaatgtcttgtggaagtcgacctactggcattctatgaacgtggccatgccagccaaggcgtctgctgctgataaacacagcggatgtcctggcaccttgctcttcgtagcacttcctcattggttattttatcttgacaCATTATTTCAAAGATCCcccattcagctttttttttcctgccatgagtagattgaccatgtttcacttccgtatagcaaagtgcttATCACACAGATCTGTATACTAAGGCGTTAGTatttagtcagcaatatgtatatataacttAATACGCTAGATAACtgtatataatgtttttaattagCATTTTACTGTATCATAAGAATTAGCAATTTCTGAAGctaattttacgaatattttacaaatgtaatatGATAATACATCATAACATTTCACTACAAAtttacagttgtacttaatgcgAAATATAATGCTACGGAACTGTCAAACCAGTTTACTAGTTGTTAACCTTGTGATTGTTTTCAAATTCCAGTCAGTCAGCATCGATTTGTTCTTACCCTTGTTTATCTTCAAACAATAAAAATTGCtagtgctggctacatgaccccaataatgtgaaagtttagaaGCAATGTTTTGTAGTTTTTGTGTGTGGAAAAACAGCTTCTAACGCTCATAAAACTCCTTCGGAAGAACTGACTGGAGTTATCTTTCTAGTCAGGTCATGATTTACTTGGAGTTATGTCCtttggagctgaatcagcttcagCACTTACTAGTGAACTTTAAGGGTATTAAAAACTGGTTCCttgttcttgacgtcttaaaatttgatttcgaattccacaatcaaggaatccaaaaaaaaaaacgtcttatAGCCTACTTTTAAACCAATTCACTAGAAATATTATTAACAAGGTCAGTCAATGTGCATAACATAAACATTTATTCCTAGAGATCCCACGCTCATTTCAGCAACTCGCCCATGCTAAACCAGCTGATACTACTGTGGTTCAAACATTGGAATGTTATGTCTCCAAATATCTCAGCACTTCTCGGAACTGTCTGTGATATATATTGTTAGTTCTAATAAGTTTGTTATTCAATGCAGTATTACACTAACTTTCTCGTTTAGAGATTATGGTTGTGATATtcttctttaatttaataacaaaccttttgtttttctcagtcaaagctcgggcaccatcagttgttacactcgGCATCTTGCTCCATGCCAACCCAACATTTTCTTCATagtattgaataaatactgaccTGAATTAGTGTCTTcgactgaatgtttcgaaatattaccaataagaataatcttcgtttactttatactttgtag is part of the Biomphalaria glabrata chromosome 10, xgBioGlab47.1, whole genome shotgun sequence genome and harbors:
- the LOC106069478 gene encoding CD209 antigen-like protein B isoform X1; amino-acid sequence: MLTMSFKAAYYIKRPKQDSGPKTLLKNKNYTENCLILRPPTIQGEDTKCNSSRHSRQVIKERNKRYSTIGIWDVKCHRNEGFVIERQADVKMCLFWGLTRDFKIFSAAKADCEAKGARLGVFKGAEKMTILKRKGASAYRHIWIGLDDIKTEGTFVWHDGTILPPSEYRPLYFAENRPDNVNGADCVHYSRDLMLLDDHPCQYTYNHVCEKLIS